The nucleotide window atcttctactgctttcccaggccataagcagagagctagattggaagaacaACTGAGACATAAAGTAGTGCTGATAGGGGATACCGGTGCAGCAGGCAGAACCTTAgactactgcaccacaatgccagcccctaatattTATTATgggtaggaaaagaaaaataggatatTATACCAGTTTGTTAATCATAATTTTTGTAGGGACTTGAAGTTCAAACTTCATAATCACTATTCAAAAGCTGCATTAGAGTATTAGAAATGTTTTTTGGCATGAGGTATAGCAGTTatgttgccacttgggatactgcatcccatattggggtatcTTCTTTGAGTCTGTATTACGTTCCatttccggcttcctgctaatgcacagattgtagggaagcaggagatggctcagatagttgagtccctgacacccacatgggagacctggattgagttctgagttcctggcttcaacttgtccCTGCCCAGGATGTTGTTGGTGTTtagagaatgaaacagcagatggaaggtatctctacatctctctctgccctttaagtaaaatgaagaaaaaggaaaaaaaatccaaaaaacttAGATACTTGTAGGTAAACTGACGAAATACTGGAAAATAACTTAGAAACTCAAATATAACTTAGAAACTCAAATGTATggttattatttaattatattttttcttttgttgtggaGGAAAGTGTCTGAGCACATGTAGTCAGCTCTCCGAGTTACATCATTCTACTGTTTATGCTTTTCAAATCTGCAGCTGAAATTAGATTCTTCATCTTCAAAAGTAAAGAATGACATGCctttagaagaagaaaaatctaCTGATTTTGTGTTCATCTCtccagaagaaaatgaaacaaaggaaagaatCTTAACTGAACATCAAAAAGAAGTACTCAAAACAAAGCGGTTTGTAGGCCTTTTATCTGAAATTCTATATTTATGCTTACATTTCATGCAGAAAAGTAGCACTTTATTTTTACAGTGAAGATAATGCCACTTAGTTAATGTGCCAGATGTTTCAAAACTGAATTTCTCTAGTGAGGTAGGTTGTGGGGTAAAAGATAATTAACATAGAACATGTTGAGATTCAAATTTAGgtcttgatttcattttgtttatagaAAAAACATCATGGTAAAACTTGATGtataatttctcattttagcAGTATTATCAGATTTTTAAGTTGCTTATTGAAAATCTTTTTCAGATGTGATATTCCTGCAATGTATAATAATCTGGATGTTTAACAAGATACCTTCTTATCTAGTCAGTACAGTCAAGAAGAGTCCATGTGAGTAATGAAATTGTCAAACTTATATAATTTCCTACTTATTAAGTAATTATAAATAACctcctaataaaaatatttgtttcaggGAAATTTCTACTTCTACCAAAAAACCAAAGGAAGATTCCAAGATAATGATTAAGGTATAGTCATTATTTCATGTTTCAGAGTTTTTAGAATCACCCTTCCATTTTGGAATTTTGGAACCTCAAATTACCGGAAGATGTTTGAgtcttaattttgttaattttctgtttaaTCTCCTCTTTTCTCCAACTCATACACTAGCAGGATTATAGTGTTTGTCTTTTATTGGATGCTTATAATTAGGAACACAACCTAAATCATTGGTCAGCATTGCCTTTTTAATATCTTAATATATGCAGAGTGTCAGTGATTGTTAAGGTTTAGtaactcaaaaaataaagtctaaaatTTTCCCAGAAAGCCCAACTATTTCCTGGCTaatctatatctatatgtatacatttttgtGCAGGAGGAGCAAATTAAGAGTGACATTGTCAGTTCTCAAGATGTGATGGAAAACTGTGGTATGGATGAAAATCTTCAAAACActcccctttcaaataatgaatcaGGTTCTGTTGATGAAACCAATCCAAAAATGTTGAGCGTTAATGATGCCAAAAAAAGAGCTTTAATTTCATCGAAGACCTCAACTGAATGTACTTCTAAAACAGACAGCTCTTCTATTGCCAACAGTAGCTCCATTTCTAACATTACTATATCTGGAACTCCTCCACAGCCTACAAGTCGGAGACAAACTTTTATTACCTTGGAAAAATTTGATGGTTCAGAAAATAGACCTTTTAGCCCTTCCCCATTGAATGATATGTCATCAACTGTTACAGTGAGAAATAATCAAGAATACATGAGTAAATCAGACAGTGcatcaaagacaaagaaaagagaagtgaCTCTTTCACAATGTGACTCTGAAAAAATAGtgaatggaattaagagatcaGGCCGCAAATGTAGTAAAGCTGAACAGTCGGGGAATAAAAGATCTAAGCCCTTAGTGAGGTCTAATCAGGAGAAAAATACTCAGGAATCTGAAGGCATAATAGCTTTAGAAAATAACCCAGCTTGTTTGCTTAATCAAACCGAGTGTGTGTCAGATAATCAAACTCATCTTTCTGAGTATACAGTAGAATATGAAGATGCAAAGCTTAAACCAACAGTAGAAAATGTTGTATTATTAGAAAACAGtactgtaggccggcgccgtggctcaataggctaatcctccgcctagcagcgccggcacacagggttctagtcccggtcggggcaccgatcctgtcccggttgcccctcttccaggccagctctctgctgtggctagggagtgcagtggaggatggcccaagtgcttgggccctgcacccgcatgggagaccaggagaagcacctggctcctgccatcggatcagcgcggtgcgccggccgcagcgcgctaccgcggcggccattggagggtgaaccaacggcaaaaggaagacctttctctctgtctctgtctctcactgtccactctgcctgtcaaaaataaaaaaaaataaaataaaaataaaaaaataaaaaaaaaagaaaacagtactgTAGAAGAGACAAGCACAGAGACTAATTTGGATTCCAAAGAAAATACACCCCCAGCAGTAATACCAGCAGATCAGATGGTAAATGAGGATAGTCAGGTTCAGATAACTACAAATCAGAAAACACTTAGGAGATCATCAAGACGACGCTCAGAAATATCTGAGTCTACCGCTGATAGCCAagataaagaaaacaatcagaaaaGGGAAAGACGtagtaaagaagaagaaaaaactctGCAGAAGAGTCCATTTCATGTTAAAGATGATGTGTCGCCCAAGCAAAAACCGACTTCAGAACAAACTGTACAGGAAAATTTAATTGAGAAAGACAATTTACTTGAGAAGACTTTGGGAGAAACCAGTGCTAATGGTGAAATTGaccaaaataaaagaaagtcagACATTGAGAATGTTGCTTCTGAGGGAGATGGTTCCCAGGACATTGCAGATAAGTCCTCTGATAAACCATTAAGGGGACGAACACGTTATCAAACAAGAAGAGCATCTCAGGGTTTGCTTTCCAGCATTGAAAACTCAGAATCTGATAGTTCTGAGGCAAAGGAAGAAGGCTCTAGAAAGAAGAGATCtgggaaatggaaaaacaaaggcAGTGACAGTGTTGACATTGAAGATCAAGAAGAAAAAACAGTAAAACAAGAATGTGTGAAAGTTGAAAATCAGACAAATGATTGTAAAGCAAGTTCAGAAGTCGATTCAGATATAAAATCTCAGATTTCTGAAAAAGATGACAGTACTGTAATGCTTCAAGATTCTACAGTATCTTCAGATTTATCGCATATTTCTGATGATGTACCCAATACGCATGAAGGGAAAAGTAAAACTACCAAATGTGAAGAATATTACCTTACAAGCCCACCTGTGCCAGAATCAAATCTGAGGACTAGGAATGCCAGTAAAAGATTACATAAGCGAGATTCTGTTGATGATAACACTATGGGAGAATCTTCAAAAACTGGGACACCAGACATTCCTTTGCTTTCTGAAAAAAGTCTACAAACCCTTGAATGCCAACATAAGAGAAGCAGGAGGGTGAGGAAATCTAAAGGTTGTGATTGCTGTGGGGAAAAGTCACAGTCTCAGGAAAAGTCAGTCATTGGGCTAAAGAATAcggaaaataatgaaaagattaGTGGGATAAAAAAGATTGTACAAACAGCTGTAACTGTATCAGAAACTTCTCATCTGTATTCTGAAGCAAAATTTGTTGATGAGCATCACAAtgtgaattttcattttgatcTCAAGGAGGAGAATGATACTGCTAATGACTTACTAGTTGTACCTGAAACTGACTTGAAAGCAAGTGTTATTCAAGAATCTCTTCCTTCTCAAGTAAATTTTGAAGAGAGCAATAACAGTGTTCCCATTGAAGTGAAAAATGttgaaagccaagagccagctaATAAAAAATTTAGATCTGTTGGACCATGTATAGATGATCCCAAGAACATTCAACAGAAATGTTCCCCTTttgaaactgaagaagaaaaactggAGGGTGTCCCCCAAAAAGAGTCAACCATTGTTAATGACAAGAATGCATATAAAGTAATGGCAGACTCTAATCCAGAGGAAATGGAAGCTATGAAATTGGATGGAGAAAACGAAAAACTTGAAGTTAGTTCCTCTGAGCAAGAGAATGCCAAAGCTGATTTGGTTGGAAAGGCAGCAGTAGTAGAAAATAGTGAACGAAGTGATGAATCTGAACCAGACAAAGCTGAGATACTGAATACTGAAAAAACTGAAGCTGAGGGATTTAATGTGAGTATTGGTCTTTCTGAGAATACACATATAAAACTGGATGCTCAAAACAAGACTCCTGAACAATCAGTTGACGTAGGTGGAGGAAGGGATGAATCTAATCAAGGCTCATCTGAAGAGATAAATGCCAACCTGGACAGCTGTGATGAAACAGTGATCAGTGAGGTGAATGCTGAAACTGACCATGTCAAGGAAATGGAGGACAGAGACATGGTTATGAAAATCTCTAATCCTGAAGAAGCTGAAATAAAGAGGTTGAATGTAGAAACTGACGCTGTTCCTGATGCACTTGAAATGAATGCTGAGGAACAAAAGGTTGACtctgagaaaacagaaacaaataatgAACTTGATGAACAAACGAAATCAGATGACAATCAAATGGTCCTGGAAAATGATACTTTACAGGATGTTCATCACACTTCAAAGAAAGTGGAGGAACCATTACAGTCCTTGACATCTGAAACTGCTGTCTCTGAACTGATAAGAGAAGACAATAATGTGTCTCCTCAAAAATTAAGGGAACTTGATCCTTTACTTATGTCAGCAAATGAAAGTCCAAGTGGCATGCAGACTCGTTGTGTGTGGTCTCCTTTGGCTTCTCCATCCACCAGCATTTTAAAGAGGGGACTAAAAAGACCTCAAGAGGATGAAAATTCATCACCTGTTAACAAGGTAGGTAGAATAAGGCAGTATAATAATGAGCCCAGGATGTGCTTGGAAGTTTTAGCTGTATCAGTCACCTGGTGAATAACAGAATTATGATTACTCAACTCTTAGAATTGTCATTCTGGGGGAAGAGGCAGGGGGAATTAAGGTGTTGaaaaaaggaaactgaagcccTTTTGGTTATCGTTTGACGAAATTAAAGATACTTAAAGTAGCTATATACACGGGTCACCTTTGGTAAAATTGGGACAAATCTATCTCTTTAGATTCTCAGTGTGATATATAAGGAAAGCAGATTTAGGAATTTAGGTGACACTGATTGCCACCGATAAAACAGATAAACCCCTTAAAGTGTACTGGGATGGTACGCTGTTCACTTAAGTGTTTATGTAAACTGATTTTCAGTCTGTAACCGAAAAATCCTTAGCTATTTCTTCCTCAGTTTCTGGATGTGATTTCATTTATAGTTTTATTAGCATCCTTATCTCCTGCACTTAAACTTTAAACTGCACAAAAACCTATTAGGAAACAAGGGTTATTTGCATGTTTCTTAAGGTTCTGGTCTTGTGCATTGCATgtggtttgttgaatgaatgagtaaaaatcaaaaaggaaggGTAGTACTTTAGCCCAGCAGCTGAGATTTGTGATGCCtgtgtcccgtgtctgagtggctgggttcaagtcccacctttgGTTCCCAATTTcaacttcttgctgatgcacaccctgtaGCCAGCAGGTGATGACAGCCATGTAGAAAGCCTGAACTGAATTCATAGGTCTTTTGAGAGAACCAGCAGGGGTCTCTGTTAGCCTCTTAGgcattctaatttttattttcatatatctaAGTAACTTTTCTGCTTAAACTACTTTCAAAAGGTGTTAGGAAATTCtgcaaatttttaagttttttttccccccatttaaCTCTGAAATTGCAAAGAAAGTtctccacccattggttcattttTCAATTGCCTGCAGTGACCTGGGCCAAAGCTGtgagctgggaactaaatccaggtctcccatatgagaggCAGGACCCAGTCACTTTTAGCCAGAGTTCAGCATTGTCAGAGTACCAGCTGGAGCTGGTACTCAGAATCGCAGGCAACTTGATATGGCATGGAGAAACCCCAACTAtaatcttaaccacaaggctaaacGTCAAACCCTGAATTTTGAAAGTCAACatgttggccggcaccatggcttcacagactaatcctccaccttgcagcgccggcacactgggttctagtaccggttagggcgccagattctatcccggttacccctctcccaggccagctctctgctgtagccagggagtgcagtggaggatggctcaagtccttgggccctgcacccgcatgggagaccaggagaagcacctggctcctgcctttggatcagcgagatgcgccggccgcagcggccattggagggtaaaccaatggcaaaaaggaagacctttctctctgtctctctctttctcactatccactctgcctgtccaaaaaaaaaaaaaaagagtcaacatGTTACTTGCTGtagaatactatatatatatagtatatatatatatatatatatatatatatatatgctgtagaatactatatatatagtgtatatatatatatagttaaaatGAGTGTGTGCGCACATATATGAAAACGTGATTTTTTGCTTTCAGCAAGGACATTTTTTGAACTTCATATTTGAATCTCTATGCCTTTTTCTCTTAGGACCTTTCCACTTGATACACTGGAAACTTAAGAATTCAGAAAAATCCATTTAGGGAAACTTACCTGTTTTTGTGGGGATTttagtcttttttgttttgaggATATTAACATACGTAAGTTTAATAGGCATAATACTTAAAATTTATGAAGATAGAATTTTGTGATGTCTTTTTCAGTATATTTTAGATGTTTATACAAGTTTTGCTACATATAGCTCATActgagtttttaatttatttttaagatgaacagatttcatgtttttttgtttttttttttgggcaggcagagtggacagcgagagagagagagaaaggtcttccttttgccattggttcaccctccaatggctgctgcggccagcgcaccgcactgatccgaaggcaggagccaggtgcttctcctggtctcccatgcgggtgcagggcccaagcacttgggccatcctccactgcactccctggccatagcagagagctggcctggaagaggggcaactgggacagaatctggcaccccaaccgggactagaacctggtgtgccagtgccgcaaggcggaggattagcctagtgagccgcggcgccggccagatttcatgtatttcttacagatttaggagcatagcaaTACTTCCTTCCCActgcccatgttcccaccctccctcctttcctaggAATGGGATTGTTGGGTTATATggatatctattttcagctttcttaggtatctccatactgtcttctgcagtggctataccagtttaaattcccaccaaaAGTAGATTACTTTTCCCCCCACATGCTCGCCAGCATTTGATGTTGCTTTCTGTTTGAAAACCGTTCTAACTGGGGGGAGGTGAGTCTTTACtgtatttttgatttgcatttccttgatggccagtgatactgagcattttttcatgtatttgttttccatttgaattttctgttttgataAATGCCTGttaaagttctttgcccatttcttaactggattgtttgttctgttgtaggagtttcttgagctcttcagattctggatattattaatccttcctcagttgcatagtttgcaaatattatctCCCATCCTGTATCTCTTCATTTTTCTCAGTGCTTCTTGTgtagtgcagaagtttctcagtttGTAATCTCAACTGTCAATtatggctttgattgcctgtgcctctagggtctttcccaagaacactttgcctatgccagtgtcttgcagggtttagCTATtcggagtctcttgtgtttccaaatgaatttagCATGTTTTTTTCCTAGAGatgagaagaatgccattggtattatGGTTGGGATCacagtgaatctgtaaattgattttagtagtatggatattttgcgATCCAcagacatggaagatttttcattttttttttttggtctttatttgagaagtagagttatagatacagggagagacggagagaaaggcctttcgtccactggttcactccccaaatggctgcaatcccagagctgggcccatttaaagccaggggtttcttcctagtctcccacacaggtacaggggcctaagcacttgggccatcttctgctttcccaggccataagcagagctggatcagaagaggagcagcctggacagaaactggtgcccacatgggatgcccgtgctgcaggtggcagcttagcttactgtgcctcagtgctgtcccttgtttctgtttctttaatgttttgtaattctcattgcagagatctttcatatccttggttaaatgtattctaaggcatttgattttttttttgtagctattgttagTGGTACTaaccttacaagttctttcttagccatagCATTGTTTGTGtgtaaaaagattgatttgtgtgtgtgtgtgtgtgtgtgtgtgttttgcatcTTCCCCAAACTCCTAGGAGCTCCAATTGTCTAAGtgtagtcttttggtttccctctgtataagatcatgtcatctgaaagcaaggataatctgacttcctcctttccaggtGTGGTGTGGTtctagatctcagtggaaatgcttccaactttttcccattcaatatgatgccagttgtgggtttgtcatgtattgccttgattgtgttgaggaatattccttctgtacccaaaatgctgaaggtttttatcatgaagagctatttttttttgtctgattctTTGTCTGCATCTATTCAAATAATTGTATGGTTTTTATTCAGTTTGTTagtatgatatatcacattgattttgcaaattttgaaccatctctgcaAACCAGGGTGAAATTCTATTTGTCCAGGTGAATGAACTTTCTGTTGTGGTGTTGGATTTGAATAGGTAgcattttgttcaggatttttacatctatgttcatcaggggtattggtctatagttatttctttgttctttttctggatttggaaataagatgttcctggcttcatagaatgagtttgggccggcgccatggctcaataagctaatcctccacattgtggcaccggcacaccgggttctagtcccggtcggggtgccagattctgtcccggttgcccctcttccaggctagctctctgctatggccagggagtgcagtggaggatggcccaagtgcttgggccctgcacccgcatgggagaccaggagaagcacctggctcctgccttcggatcagcgcagtgcaccagccgcagcactccagctgcggcggccattggagggtgaaccaacggcaaaggaagacctttctctctctctctctctctctctctctctcactgtccactctgcctgtcaaaaaaaaaaaaaaaaaaaaaaaaaaaaaggccatgctgtggcttagtaagctaatcctccaccttgcagcgctggcacaccgggttctagtctcggttggggcgccggattctgtcccggttgcccctcttccaggccagctctctgctggcccgggaaggcagtagacgatggcccaagtccttgggccctgcacccgcatgggagaccaggagaagctcctggcttcggatcagcgagatgctctggctgcagcggccattggagggtgaaccaacggcaaaaaggaagagctttctctctgtctctctctttctctcactatccactctgcatgtcaaaaaaaattaaaattaaaaaaaaatgagtttggggggattccttccctttcagttgttttggaataggttgagaagaattagaattatttctttaagTGTCTTGTAGAATTGACCAGCGAACACATCTGGTCCTGGGCATTTCTTTACTGGGagggtgtttattactgatttagtctctgtcttggtttattggtctgtttaggttttctgtgtcttcggGACTCAGTTTTAGTAGACTGTATGGATCTATTCTTTGTCCAGGAATAGCCTAGTGAAAAATACCTTTTTGGGGTGAATGCTTGCACAGACAGTTGTGCCATTGGCCTTTCCTCCCTGTGCCCTTTCATTGTAGATGTTGTGTAATCCTGGATTACTTTGCCAACTTGCTGACCTTTATAGTGTCCTCGTACAACTTGTATTTTGTCATCCTTTTGGATAGACAGAAGTAGTGTCTCAGTTCATTGGAAAGAGGGGAAGGCATAATGTTTCTGGGAATGTGCAACAGTGAATTGAAATGTTCTTTTTGGTTCTTGGTTTGGGCAGAAATTTAAAAGGAATTGAACTTCATTTTGTCTGCTGGCAATccctaaaaacagaaaaagcctCAATTTCTTTAGTCGGCTGaacaacatattttattttctatggtaTATAAGTATGTGCCTGCCGTGTGGAATTGCTACCAGGAGAAATGTAAAATTATTAATGATGTATGGTTGTTGTAGGACTTCATCATAATATGCCAGGTTATgacactgcctgtggcactggcatcctattttGGAATACCTGCTCAAGTCTGGATATTCttctcttccgatctagcttcctgctaatgcacctaagaaagttGTAGATGATAACCCAAGTAACCGGGCCTCTGctacccccatgtgggagacttggatggagttcccaggatactggctttggcttggcccagacccagatgttgaggccatttagagtgaaccaatgaatgaatgaaagatatctttatctctccctatctgtcactctgcctttgaaataattttttttaaaaaaaatgagtgtttATGACA belongs to Lepus europaeus isolate LE1 unplaced genomic scaffold, mLepTim1.pri SCAFFOLD_29, whole genome shotgun sequence and includes:
- the LOC133754730 gene encoding LOW QUALITY PROTEIN: telomere-associated protein RIF1-like (The sequence of the model RefSeq protein was modified relative to this genomic sequence to represent the inferred CDS: deleted 1 base in 1 codon; substituted 1 base at 1 genomic stop codon); this translates as TKLEVWWYLLMRLGPHLAANFEQVCVPLIQSTISIDSSTSSRVATSPGMSPMTPVPKGASTYGVPVTPRMNLISNLGGMATIPSIQLLGLEMLLHFLLGPEVLNFAKQNKLVLSLEPLEHPLVSSPSFFSKHANILITAVHDSFVAVGKDASDAVLSAIWKELIGLVKSVTESGNKKERPGSEVLTVLLKSLEGIVKSEVFPVSKALILMEIAVKGLPQKVLGSPAYQVANMDILNGTPALFLIQLIFSNLLECGIADEKFFLNLETLVSCVLSGPTSPLAFSDSVLNVINQNAKQLDNKEHLWRMWSIIVTPLTELINQTNEVNQGDALEHNFSAIYGALTLPINHIFSVQKFPVATMKTLLKTWSELYRAFARCAALVATAEENLCCEELCFKIMSSVEDEDFINLLFLDRIVHVITVMVDCIDFSLYNAKYQPKVKSPQRPSDWSKRKKEPLGKLASLFKLIVRVIYSFHTLSFKEVHSDTVLAIGISVTNIISNVLGHISLPSVIRKIFATLTRPLALFYENAKLDEVPKVYGCLNNKLEKLLGEIIACLQFNYSGTYDSEFLEQLSPLLRIIFLHKNKQIRKQSAQFWNATFAKVTTLNYPEELKPILRQAKQKFLLLLPGLENVEMMEESSGPFSDATENSQLNLKISGMERRGSGKRDSLLSQTKDKKENMKPSGKLKLDSSSSKVKNDMPLEEEKSTDFVFISPEENETKERILTEHQKEVLKTKRCDIPAMYNNLDVXQDTFLSSQYSQEESMEISTSTKKPKEDSKIMIKEEQIKSDIVSSQDVMENCGMDENLQNTPLSNNESGSVDETNPKMLSVNDAKKRALISSKTSTECTSKTDSSSIANSSSISNITISGTPPQPTSRRQTFITLEKFDGSENRPFSPSPLNDMSSTVTVRNNQEYMSKSDSASKTKKREVTLSQCDSEKIVNGIKRSGRKCSKAEQSGNKRSKPLVRSNQEKNTQESEGIIALENNPACLLNQTECVSDNQTHLSEYTVEYEDAKLKPTVENVVLLENSTVEETSTETNLDSKENTPPAVIPADQMVNEDSQVQITTNQKTLRRSSRRRSEISESTADSQDKENNQKRERRSKEEEKTLQKSPFHVKDDVSPKQKPTSEQTVQENLIEKDNLLEKTLGETSANGEIDQNKRKSDIENVASEGDGSQDIADKSSDKPLRGRTRYQTRRASQGLLSSIENSESDSSEAKEEGSRKKRSGKWKNKGSDSVDIEDQEEKTVKQECVKVENQTNDCKASSEVDSDIKSQISEKDDSTVMLQDSTVSSDLSHISDDVPNTHEGKSKTTKCEEYYLTSPPVPESNLRTRNASKRLHKRDSVDDNTMGESSKTGTPDIPLLSEKSLQTLECQHKRSRRVRKSKGCDCCGEKSQSQEKSVIGLKNTENNEKISGIKKIVQTAVTVSETSHLYSEAKFVDEHHNVNFHFDLKEENDTANDLLVVPETDLKASVIQESLPSQVNFEESNNSVPIEVKNVESQEPANKKFRSVGPCIDDPKNIQQKCSPFETEEEKLEGVPQKESTIVNDKNAYKVMADSNPEEMEAMKLDGENEKLEVSSSEQENAKADLVGKAAVVENSERSDESEPDKAEILNTEKTEAEGFNVSIGLSENTHIKLDAQNKTPEQSVDVGGGRDESNQGSSEEINANLDSCDETVISEVNAETDHVKEMEDRDMVMKISNPEEAEIKRLNVETDAVPDALEMNAEEQKVDSEKTETNNELDEQTKSDDNQMVLENDTLQDVHHTSKKVEEPLQSLTSETAVSELIREDNNVSPQKLRELDPLLMSANESPSGMQTRCVWSPLASPSTSILKRGLKRPQEDENSSPVNKVRHVSFADPIYQAGLADDIDRRCSIVRSHPLNNSPIAKSVKISPTVQSKHNTTSTKGFLSPGSRSPKFKSSKKCLITEMVKESVPCPTESVYPALVNCAAPVDIILPQITSNMWARGLGQLIRAKNIKTIGDLSTLTASEIKTLPIHSPKVSNVKRALRVYHEQQVKSHGLEEIPVFDISEKTVNGIETKSSDDERLASDLADPVTLETPFSKNLMAQISALALQLDSEDLHNYSGNQLFEMHEKLGSMANSIIKNLQSRWKSPAHENSI